In Mastigocladopsis repens PCC 10914, a single window of DNA contains:
- the cobD gene encoding threonine-phosphate decarboxylase CobD — protein MRQPAHGGNLSWAAALAGCHPSAILDFSASISPLGPPNSVLAAIESQLGNLRHYPDPDYGELRLALGHFHQLPPEWILPGNGSAELLSLAGRELAQLAATALITPAFGDYYRALAAHHAEVLEFPLSLSDLSSIFDKGQRTKGTKDKGLLLNNPHNPTGKLFSREAILPYLKEFALVVVDEAFMDFLPPEQEQSLINVVQEYPNLVILRSLTKFYSLPGLRLGYAIAHPDFLRHWQLWRDPWPVNTLAAAAAVAALQDREFQAQTWAWLPPARNQLFQGLVSLPGLQPLQSAANFLLVESQQQSSSQLQQKLLKHHQIFIRDCLSFPELGDRYFRVAVRSWSDNQRLLEALSLVINYL, from the coding sequence ATGCGGCAACCAGCACACGGGGGCAATCTATCCTGGGCAGCAGCGTTAGCTGGCTGTCACCCAAGTGCTATTCTGGATTTTTCTGCCAGCATCAGCCCTTTAGGACCTCCAAACAGCGTCTTAGCGGCAATTGAGTCCCAATTGGGCAACCTCAGGCACTATCCAGACCCTGATTACGGTGAACTGAGACTTGCTCTGGGTCACTTTCATCAACTGCCTCCTGAATGGATTTTGCCTGGTAACGGCTCGGCAGAATTACTTTCTCTGGCAGGTAGGGAATTAGCACAGTTAGCCGCAACAGCTTTGATAACTCCAGCCTTTGGCGACTACTACCGGGCGCTGGCGGCACACCACGCTGAGGTACTGGAGTTTCCTTTGTCATTAAGTGATTTGTCATCGATTTTTGACAAAGGGCAAAGGACAAAGGGGACAAAGGACAAAGGACTATTGCTGAATAACCCTCACAACCCAACGGGAAAGTTATTTTCGCGGGAAGCAATTCTGCCATACTTGAAGGAATTTGCCTTGGTAGTGGTAGATGAAGCTTTTATGGATTTTCTGCCCCCAGAACAGGAACAAAGCTTGATCAATGTGGTGCAGGAATATCCAAACCTAGTGATTTTACGATCGCTGACCAAGTTCTACAGTCTCCCTGGTTTGCGACTGGGATATGCGATCGCCCACCCTGACTTTTTGCGGCATTGGCAGTTGTGGCGCGACCCCTGGCCCGTAAATACCCTGGCAGCAGCGGCAGCAGTCGCTGCCCTCCAGGATAGGGAGTTTCAAGCACAAACCTGGGCATGGTTACCACCAGCACGAAACCAGCTTTTTCAGGGTTTAGTTTCTTTACCAGGATTGCAACCGCTGCAGAGTGCTGCTAATTTTTTACTAGTTGAATCACAGCAACAGTCTAGTTCGCAGTTGCAGCAGAAATTACTCAAGCATCACCAGATTTTCATTCGCGATTGCCTGAGTTTTCCTGAACTAGGCGATCGCTATTTCCGGGTAGCCGTACGCTCTTGGTCAGATAACCAGCGCTTGCTAGAAGCTCTATCATTAGTCATCAATTATTTGTAG
- a CDS encoding dihydrolipoyl dehydrogenase family protein — MTIDYDVVVIGGSLAGRYAALTASQLRAKVALVQPTTNSAFNIVNAPYEFIYQHSLSRISNFAKQLGDAALIGLQPSCAAPTEKCQISVDAPQATLYAHGVVSNLQEQHSPATLAALGVDVIIGNGQFHSSPHLSFAVNDRLLRARTYLLATGSRPAIPEIEGLQRTGFLTISQIWQSLSSPTPPKKWVIIGGVPQSIEMAQTLARFGYDVTLVVERPNILPHIDLEVAQLLCSLLEAEGVRVFTKTLVTQIRRIEDKKWLQVGDRAIETDEIVVATAQQPNIESLNLAAVDVKWDQRRLRVNDKLQTTNKRIWACGDVMGGYEFANIGNYEARIALQNALFFPRFKVNYQSIPWAVFTDPMLAQVGLTEAQAKRRFNHNEVVLLRHYFKSITAAQIRDETTGICKLIILGNGEILGASVLGTQASELINVIALAIAQKIKVNRLADLAPLYPSFSEIFEQTAQDWRQQKLSSNVAWQDYLESFFHFRRNWNF; from the coding sequence GTGACTATTGACTACGATGTTGTGGTTATTGGTGGCAGTCTAGCTGGACGCTACGCTGCCCTTACTGCTTCTCAACTAAGAGCCAAGGTCGCTTTGGTGCAACCAACGACAAACAGTGCGTTTAACATTGTTAACGCACCTTATGAGTTTATTTATCAGCATAGTTTGAGCCGCATCAGCAACTTTGCCAAACAACTGGGTGATGCAGCCCTAATTGGGCTACAGCCCTCATGTGCTGCTCCCACAGAAAAATGCCAAATTTCTGTAGATGCACCCCAGGCGACGCTGTATGCTCATGGCGTTGTCTCTAATCTCCAAGAGCAGCATTCACCCGCCACCCTAGCGGCTCTTGGGGTGGATGTCATCATAGGCAATGGTCAATTTCATTCGTCACCCCATCTATCATTTGCCGTTAACGATCGCCTACTACGAGCACGCACCTATTTGCTTGCAACGGGTTCTCGTCCGGCAATTCCAGAAATTGAAGGATTGCAAAGAACTGGCTTTCTTACCATATCTCAGATTTGGCAGTCCCTAAGCAGTCCTACACCACCTAAAAAGTGGGTCATTATTGGCGGTGTTCCCCAAAGTATCGAAATGGCTCAAACTTTAGCGCGGTTTGGTTACGATGTGACACTGGTTGTAGAACGCCCTAATATTCTTCCCCATATTGATTTAGAGGTAGCCCAACTGCTTTGCAGTCTGTTGGAAGCAGAAGGTGTGCGCGTCTTTACCAAAACACTCGTCACTCAGATTAGACGAATTGAGGATAAAAAATGGCTTCAGGTGGGAGATAGGGCAATTGAAACAGATGAAATCGTAGTAGCGACAGCACAACAGCCAAATATTGAATCCTTAAATTTAGCTGCGGTAGACGTTAAATGGGATCAGCGTCGCCTGCGCGTGAATGACAAACTGCAAACTACAAATAAGCGTATCTGGGCTTGTGGTGATGTGATGGGTGGCTATGAATTTGCTAATATTGGTAATTACGAAGCAAGAATAGCTCTGCAAAATGCACTCTTTTTCCCCAGATTCAAAGTGAATTATCAGTCCATTCCTTGGGCAGTATTTACTGATCCAATGTTGGCACAAGTCGGTTTAACAGAGGCGCAAGCTAAACGCAGATTCAATCATAATGAAGTTGTGCTTTTGCGGCATTATTTTAAATCAATAACAGCTGCCCAAATTCGAGACGAAACAACAGGTATATGTAAATTAATTATCCTAGGTAATGGGGAAATATTGGGAGCTTCAGTCTTAGGTACACAAGCAAGTGAGTTAATTAATGTCATTGCTTTGGCGATCGCCCAAAAAATAAAAGTCAATCGCCTAGCTGATCTAGCTCCTCTCTATCCCAGTTTCTCCGAGATTTTTGAGCAAACTGCACAAGATTGGAGACAGCAAAAATTGAGTAGCAATGTTGCTTGGCAAGACTATCTAGAAAGCTTCTTTCACTTCCGACGGAATTGGAACTTTTAA
- the nusB gene encoding transcription antitermination factor NusB has translation MQERKPRQIARELALLSLSQLPINPKKLEKIAPEQLVSKLVLAAVRTLRSEVQDTLDNAAGELQRSNDRLLTSQTRATDLNTARAMVKEAIVYTHTAINKLAAAVEFPELIQLANQDREVREYAKDIIIAVNENRKTIDEQIASALVDWQVTRLAHIDRDILRIAVAEMKYLQVPESVTINEAVELAKRYSEEDSHRFINGVLRRVTDLRKIASTS, from the coding sequence ATGCAAGAGCGTAAACCCCGTCAAATCGCTCGGGAATTGGCACTATTAAGCCTAAGCCAACTGCCGATAAACCCTAAGAAATTAGAAAAAATAGCACCAGAGCAACTTGTATCAAAGTTGGTGCTAGCAGCAGTACGCACCCTCAGATCCGAAGTTCAGGATACCCTAGACAATGCGGCTGGCGAACTACAACGCAGTAATGATCGCCTTCTCACTAGCCAAACACGCGCCACTGACCTAAATACTGCCAGAGCAATGGTCAAAGAGGCGATTGTCTACACGCACACGGCAATCAACAAGTTGGCTGCGGCTGTTGAATTTCCTGAACTCATTCAACTAGCTAATCAAGATAGAGAAGTCCGCGAGTACGCCAAAGACATCATCATTGCTGTTAATGAAAACCGAAAAACCATAGACGAGCAGATTGCCAGTGCCCTGGTAGATTGGCAAGTTACTCGCCTAGCTCACATTGACCGGGATATACTACGAATCGCCGTGGCAGAAATGAAGTATCTTCAAGTTCCAGAGAGCGTGACAATTAACGAAGCCGTAGAGCTAGCTAAACGCTACAGTGAAGAAGACAGCCATCGGTTTATTAATGGTGTTCTGCGCCGAGTCACTGACCTGAGAAAGATAGCAAGTACCTCATAG
- the ftsY gene encoding signal recognition particle-docking protein FtsY encodes MVFNWFRRQHNEPSGTPSEQKQEETPAVEEPQPQPVETSTAETAPEVATDLLAYAKAAYKNIQQRQQSQPAETPASEVTAEAPPEEPQTETAQPQPAVQTQQLPEEVVVSVAQTTVEEPDSTDELSTPPEVPVIAEEPDAESFITTESVVPLEPTAAPITPEVTQPTAPATLSFLERAAAERQARQERLIATAIEVPEPEVVQPATASSTASEMAEEMTGLGFDEGFLWSTEVLAAQGRRPEDISFEEITWLKKLRQGLDKTRRNILNQLKAIVGQGPLNEAAVTEIEALLLQADVGVEATDYIISTLQNKLREEVLPPEEAIAYLKSILRDMLDAPVKQSSKPIFVPEKETLNVWLITGVNGAGKTTTIGKLAHLANKSGYKSLIGAADTFRAAAVEQVKIWGARSGVEVISNPAKNADPAAVVFDAISAATARGTELLLVDTAGRLQNKKNLMDELSKIRRIIDKKAPDAKVESLLVLDATLGQNGLRQAEVFSQAAQLSGVVLTKLDSTAKGGVALAVVQQLGLPIRFIGAGEGIEDLRPFSSYEFVEALLNG; translated from the coding sequence ATGGTTTTTAATTGGTTCCGCCGTCAACATAACGAGCCTTCTGGTACTCCCTCTGAACAGAAGCAGGAAGAAACTCCTGCTGTAGAAGAACCTCAACCACAACCAGTCGAAACCTCAACGGCAGAAACTGCACCTGAGGTAGCAACTGACCTGCTGGCTTATGCTAAAGCCGCCTACAAGAACATCCAGCAAAGGCAACAATCCCAACCAGCAGAAACGCCAGCAAGTGAGGTAACAGCTGAAGCACCACCAGAAGAACCTCAAACAGAAACGGCACAACCACAACCAGCAGTACAAACACAACAACTCCCAGAAGAAGTTGTTGTGAGTGTGGCTCAAACCACTGTAGAAGAACCAGATAGTACAGATGAACTCAGCACACCACCAGAGGTACCAGTAATTGCCGAAGAGCCAGATGCTGAAAGCTTTATAACGACAGAAAGTGTTGTTCCACTAGAACCCACCGCAGCGCCGATAACACCAGAGGTCACACAGCCAACGGCACCAGCAACATTATCCTTTTTAGAAAGGGCAGCAGCAGAACGACAAGCAAGGCAGGAAAGACTGATAGCCACAGCAATTGAAGTCCCCGAACCAGAGGTTGTACAGCCAGCAACCGCAAGCAGTACTGCCTCAGAGATGGCAGAGGAAATGACTGGACTTGGGTTTGATGAAGGGTTCTTGTGGTCAACAGAAGTTCTGGCGGCACAAGGTAGGCGTCCAGAAGACATTTCTTTTGAAGAAATCACTTGGCTGAAAAAGCTACGGCAAGGCTTAGACAAAACCCGACGTAATATTCTTAACCAACTCAAGGCTATTGTCGGACAAGGTCCGCTTAACGAAGCAGCGGTAACGGAGATTGAGGCATTGCTTTTGCAAGCCGATGTCGGTGTCGAAGCGACAGATTACATTATCAGCACTCTACAGAATAAACTTCGCGAAGAAGTCCTGCCACCAGAGGAGGCTATTGCCTACCTGAAAAGCATCTTGCGAGATATGCTGGATGCACCAGTCAAACAATCCAGCAAGCCTATCTTCGTCCCAGAAAAAGAAACTCTCAACGTTTGGTTAATTACCGGGGTGAATGGCGCTGGGAAAACGACCACCATTGGTAAACTCGCACACCTAGCAAATAAATCCGGCTATAAATCCTTGATTGGTGCAGCGGACACCTTCCGCGCCGCCGCCGTGGAACAAGTAAAGATTTGGGGTGCAAGAAGTGGTGTGGAAGTTATTTCCAATCCTGCCAAGAATGCAGACCCAGCAGCAGTTGTGTTTGACGCCATCTCTGCTGCTACAGCACGAGGAACAGAATTACTTCTGGTGGATACAGCAGGACGACTGCAAAATAAGAAAAATTTGATGGACGAACTCAGTAAAATCCGCCGCATTATTGACAAAAAAGCCCCGGATGCTAAAGTAGAGTCCCTTTTGGTTTTAGATGCAACTTTAGGTCAAAATGGATTGCGGCAAGCTGAGGTGTTTTCTCAAGCGGCACAACTCAGTGGTGTCGTTTTGACTAAGCTTGATAGCACTGCGAAAGGAGGCGTTGCCCTTGCGGTAGTGCAGCAGTTAGGCTTACCCATTCGTTTTATTGGTGCTGGGGAAGGAATTGAAGACCTGCGTCCTTTTTCGAGCTACGAGTTTGTGGAAGCACTCTTAAATGGTTAG
- a CDS encoding GAF domain-containing SpoIIE family protein phosphatase yields MVTVPQPPSQPADSNSAAPTKEVTPVVALKELVARLHREQNKIQDLLSSLGFALRSFNNLNQFLELIPLMATRVTDADGSALFLYKPNGQVRLEQLHWQDSRQRKNIRKALETATSQIAYMPNTQPLAITTGVLNDYMHRCLGPDTQIFGTAIIVKNTERGWLYVLSRDPEYTWTETRQKLVRLVADQTAVAIENDELAVELRKKERLDQELEIGAEIQRRLLPRQCPNISGVALAARCKPANRVGGDYYDFIPTNHNQIQPNNKGSLDADGRWGLVIGDVMGKGVPAGLIMTMMRGMLRGEVLHGHAPKRILQNLNRVMYADLENSHRFVTLFYSEYDPLTRTLSYSNAAHNPPIWWHAVTKTVTRLDTFGMLIGLDANSEYEDAQAQLEPGDIILYYTDGLTDAAAASGDRFDEENLVTVFNYACRIFSEPQEILDYLFDQVQQFIGADKQNTDDMTLVVLQVNS; encoded by the coding sequence ATGGTAACTGTGCCTCAACCACCGTCTCAACCAGCTGACAGTAATAGTGCTGCCCCGACAAAGGAGGTCACTCCAGTTGTGGCACTTAAAGAACTCGTGGCACGGTTGCACCGAGAACAAAATAAAATTCAAGATTTACTGAGTTCTTTGGGATTTGCTCTGCGAAGCTTCAATAATTTGAATCAGTTTTTAGAACTGATTCCGTTGATGGCAACAAGAGTCACAGATGCAGATGGAAGCGCCCTATTTCTATACAAACCTAACGGTCAAGTTAGATTAGAGCAGCTACATTGGCAAGATAGTCGCCAGCGTAAGAATATCCGCAAAGCGCTGGAAACAGCAACCAGTCAAATCGCATATATGCCAAATACCCAGCCTCTAGCAATAACCACGGGTGTGTTAAATGACTATATGCATCGCTGCTTAGGACCAGATACACAAATCTTTGGCACGGCTATTATAGTCAAGAATACAGAACGAGGATGGCTCTATGTTTTGAGTCGCGATCCAGAATACACTTGGACAGAAACTAGACAAAAGTTAGTTCGCTTAGTGGCAGATCAAACGGCTGTAGCAATAGAAAATGATGAACTGGCTGTAGAACTCAGGAAGAAAGAACGCCTAGACCAAGAACTAGAAATTGGCGCAGAAATTCAAAGGCGACTCCTGCCACGTCAATGCCCTAATATTTCAGGTGTAGCCCTTGCCGCACGCTGTAAACCTGCCAATCGTGTTGGCGGAGACTACTACGACTTTATTCCCACAAATCACAATCAAATTCAACCAAACAATAAAGGTAGTTTGGATGCAGATGGTCGTTGGGGTTTGGTGATTGGTGATGTTATGGGCAAAGGAGTCCCAGCAGGACTAATTATGACCATGATGCGGGGAATGTTGCGGGGAGAAGTACTGCATGGTCATGCCCCCAAACGAATTCTGCAAAACTTGAATCGAGTGATGTATGCGGATTTGGAAAATTCCCACCGCTTTGTTACTTTATTTTACTCAGAATACGACCCCCTCACTCGGACTTTGTCTTACAGCAATGCAGCACACAATCCTCCTATATGGTGGCATGCAGTAACGAAAACAGTCACGCGTTTAGATACCTTTGGAATGCTGATTGGTTTAGATGCTAACAGCGAATACGAAGATGCTCAGGCACAGTTAGAGCCTGGTGATATAATTCTTTACTACACAGATGGCTTGACCGATGCAGCTGCAGCAAGCGGCGATCGCTTTGATGAAGAAAACCTCGTGACAGTATTTAACTACGCTTGCAGGATTTTTAGTGAACCGCAGGAAATTCTAGATTATCTATTTGACCAAGTACAGCAATTCATCGGTGCAGATAAGCAAAACACCGATGATATGACATTGGTAGTACTACAAGTGAATAGTTAG
- a CDS encoding DUF2278 family protein — MGLDKGYGVLKCHAIAGKKELDKDTPHYQVHVKDDQFSYRLAINVRSVQQPFDLFYFVDDDFEHFITDKLDKLDFGFTEIEESERKAGGIALDYIRANLFKVENLKPLPFNLPGENNDLNELIDAHIQRAIDTQAVVYAFGEPWGPENKPDKVFDFEPGRGVHNIHMNQGNSGNFARENGVFQDGALLIHYPSAEGSHDHWVAAFFAFQSQSFHTDDRTGNPIAIDQRVGTEPVEPGTPAVKAQVKIVAALVNPRNEDTGKESITLINSSPQKVDLTNWAIADSLKRKHRLDGLSISPGEVVTVSLSGENIQLSNNGGIITLLDDKGIKIDGVSYTKEDAQQQGWMIVF, encoded by the coding sequence ATGGGTTTGGACAAAGGTTACGGTGTTTTAAAATGTCATGCGATCGCTGGCAAGAAGGAACTTGATAAAGATACCCCGCATTATCAAGTTCATGTGAAGGACGATCAGTTTTCCTATCGTCTTGCAATCAACGTCAGATCAGTTCAGCAACCTTTCGATTTGTTCTATTTTGTCGATGATGATTTTGAACATTTCATCACTGACAAACTCGATAAATTGGACTTTGGCTTTACGGAAATTGAGGAGTCAGAGAGAAAGGCTGGGGGAATTGCACTGGACTACATCCGAGCAAACTTATTTAAAGTCGAGAATCTTAAACCATTGCCCTTCAATTTACCTGGAGAAAACAACGACCTCAACGAGTTGATTGACGCGCACATTCAACGGGCAATTGACACTCAAGCAGTTGTGTACGCCTTTGGGGAACCGTGGGGACCAGAAAATAAGCCTGACAAAGTGTTCGACTTTGAACCGGGAAGAGGCGTTCATAATATTCACATGAACCAGGGCAACAGTGGGAATTTTGCCAGGGAAAATGGGGTTTTCCAAGATGGGGCGTTGTTGATTCATTATCCCTCTGCTGAAGGTTCACACGACCACTGGGTTGCGGCATTTTTTGCATTTCAATCCCAGTCCTTCCACACTGATGATCGCACTGGCAATCCCATAGCCATAGATCAGAGGGTGGGAACTGAACCAGTAGAACCGGGTACTCCGGCGGTGAAGGCACAGGTAAAAATCGTTGCTGCTTTGGTGAATCCTCGCAATGAAGATACAGGCAAGGAGTCTATTACTTTAATCAACTCTTCACCACAAAAGGTTGATTTGACCAATTGGGCAATTGCTGATAGCCTCAAACGTAAGCACCGCCTTGATGGGTTGAGTATCTCACCTGGTGAAGTTGTCACAGTATCTTTAAGTGGAGAAAATATTCAGCTTTCCAATAATGGGGGCATTATCACCCTTCTTGATGACAAAGGAATTAAGATTGACGGTGTTTCTTACACGAAGGAAGATGCCCAACAGCAGGGTTGGATGATTGTGTTTTGA
- the psbP gene encoding photosystem II reaction center PsbP, translating into MWKRIVLILLLVFSFSLSHTDIAAAAGKSYVDTTDGYEFSYPNGWVQVKVANGPDVIFHDIIQVTENVSVVISPVPEGKTLKDLGTPGEVGYKLGKNALAPAGSGRKAELVNAQELESNGKTYYLLEYAISLPNNQQRHNLASVAVSRGKLFTFNASIPEKRWGKVKRFIQESVNSFSVY; encoded by the coding sequence ATGTGGAAAAGAATTGTATTGATTTTGCTATTGGTGTTTAGCTTCAGCTTGAGTCATACGGATATCGCGGCTGCTGCTGGCAAAAGCTATGTAGACACTACTGATGGCTATGAGTTCTCATATCCTAACGGCTGGGTGCAAGTTAAAGTTGCCAACGGTCCGGATGTGATCTTCCACGACATAATTCAGGTAACTGAAAATGTTTCTGTAGTCATTAGTCCAGTTCCAGAAGGCAAAACTTTGAAAGATTTAGGGACACCAGGAGAAGTAGGATATAAACTGGGAAAAAACGCCCTAGCGCCTGCAGGTTCTGGTCGCAAAGCTGAATTAGTCAATGCTCAAGAACTGGAATCTAACGGAAAAACATACTATCTCTTAGAGTATGCAATCTCACTTCCTAACAACCAACAACGCCACAACCTTGCTAGTGTCGCTGTCAGTCGTGGCAAACTTTTTACGTTCAACGCTTCTATTCCTGAAAAACGTTGGGGCAAAGTGAAACGATTCATTCAAGAATCCGTGAATTCTTTTTCTGTGTATTAA
- a CDS encoding Maf family protein, producing MGNPPFVLASASVARRRLLQTAGIEALVCPSDFDESQVQINEPAQLVKILAQRKAETVAPQFESALIMGCDSILAVNGEIHGKPADADQARQRWQKMQGHFGDLYTGHALIDLCQNRTLVRYQVTRVYFAQLKRSTIDAYVATGEPLKCAGSFALEGRGGLFVEKIEGCHSNVIGLSLPLLRQMLADLGYNVTDFWQ from the coding sequence ATGGGCAATCCACCCTTTGTACTCGCTTCTGCTTCTGTTGCGCGACGCCGTTTACTACAAACAGCTGGAATTGAAGCTTTAGTTTGTCCCAGTGATTTTGATGAGTCGCAAGTCCAAATAAATGAGCCTGCACAATTGGTAAAAATTCTAGCTCAACGCAAGGCAGAAACTGTAGCCCCTCAGTTTGAATCTGCTTTAATTATGGGTTGTGATTCCATTTTGGCTGTTAACGGCGAAATTCATGGCAAACCAGCAGATGCAGACCAAGCACGTCAACGCTGGCAAAAAATGCAAGGTCATTTTGGTGACCTTTACACGGGTCATGCCTTAATTGACCTTTGCCAGAACCGTACTTTGGTTAGGTATCAGGTTACAAGGGTTTACTTTGCTCAACTGAAGCGTAGCACCATTGACGCATATGTCGCCACTGGTGAACCTTTAAAGTGTGCGGGTTCCTTTGCCCTTGAAGGTCGTGGTGGTCTGTTTGTGGAAAAAATTGAAGGTTGCCACAGCAATGTCATTGGACTGAGTTTACCTCTGCTGCGGCAAATGTTAGCAGATTTAGGGTATAATGTAACTGATTTTTGGCAGTAA
- a CDS encoding cupin domain-containing protein — protein sequence MKLKQVFLVVLLVVMLGVGYWGISFAQTPAKQFTPEPTKVLNVKTSDIPKVSVLESEILAATMAPGEVSIWHTHGSPVFAYTISGEYIVDFQSGQPSITVPAGKAIMEPINVVVRARNPSSTEPATLVLFQMRKPGTAFLDPVSK from the coding sequence ATGAAGCTTAAACAAGTTTTTCTTGTAGTGTTGCTTGTTGTCATGCTGGGAGTTGGGTACTGGGGTATCTCATTTGCACAGACTCCTGCAAAGCAATTTACACCAGAGCCTACCAAAGTTCTCAACGTAAAGACTAGCGACATACCAAAGGTATCGGTGTTAGAAAGCGAAATTCTGGCGGCGACTATGGCACCAGGAGAGGTCAGTATCTGGCATACACATGGATCGCCTGTATTCGCTTACACAATTAGCGGTGAGTATATCGTTGATTTCCAGTCAGGGCAGCCTTCAATTACAGTACCTGCTGGCAAAGCGATTATGGAACCCATTAACGTCGTTGTCCGTGCTAGGAATCCTAGCTCAACGGAGCCAGCTACATTGGTATTGTTTCAGATGAGAAAGCCAGGGACTGCCTTCCTAGACCCAGTTTCTAAATAA
- a CDS encoding small RNA NsiR4-regulated ssr1528 family protein, which yields MTTEMNQENQTTKGADAIDEAIARGIDFDGSPIPPDKLELYHKVMALEANRQRSGVSNTMRSRIVRIGAKHIPQAELNQMLADAGFAALKEKEIAFFYGGK from the coding sequence ATGACTACTGAAATGAACCAAGAGAACCAAACAACCAAAGGTGCTGATGCAATTGATGAAGCGATTGCACGCGGGATTGATTTTGACGGTTCCCCTATTCCTCCCGACAAGCTGGAACTTTATCACAAAGTCATGGCGCTAGAAGCGAACAGACAGCGCAGTGGTGTATCCAATACTATGCGTTCCCGCATTGTGCGAATTGGAGCAAAACACATTCCTCAAGCAGAACTTAATCAAATGCTGGCAGACGCTGGTTTTGCTGCCTTAAAAGAAAAAGAAATTGCCTTCTTCTATGGTGGGAAGTGA